The genomic region AAGAAACTATTTTTCTACATTGAGATCAACAAAACAACATATCTAAATCGAACGAAAAAGTTAAAGATAATCGTATACCTTAACTGTACTGAATTTCTCAAAAACACTCTTGAGATCCTCACATAGAACAACATTCTTATCGTCCTTGTACATGTTAGCAGACATTTTTTTAGTCTTTGTCtttttctcatcatcatcatcgttcacctCGTCTTGTTCTGAACTAGATTTCACCTCAACCTTTGATTCACTATCTCCTTCAGTAACCTCAACAACCGATTCATGGTTATCATTTCTAACCGATGTGCTTTTCAACTTGAATGCAACAAGCAAGCCTTCTGGGTACCTGTTTAAATCATGATACATAAGTACTAAAAACAACATATGACTCACGACGAGGTTGAAAGACGGTTACTTAATGTTCGTGACTAGCACAAGACTAAGACTAACGGCGAGGTTCAAACAGAAGTTAAGGCAGGGACCAATTTGAGACGTATTTTGACATTTAAGCATGATTATTGCAGTTTTGTGAATACATGAACAATTTGGACAAAAATACATAAACACCAAAACGATTTGGGCAATTTTGTCTTTGCATTCAATTAATTTTGCAATTACGGGGGAGTGATATCTTCCTTcagattataaaccctaatttcaattaACGCAATTGAAAAGAGAATTTTTGTGCCAATAGCCACGGTTGCTAATAATATCCTCATGCCAAAACACGTCAACCAAACTCCACCGTAGTAAGGACATTATTTGCTGAAAATATGATTTTTTATTTATGAATCGTGATAATTTTAGTGATTAATTCCTTGTTTGTTAGCTTAATAAGCACAGTAATTTATAGATATTAAAGTATTGCGACTATTACGCTAGTGTTAAATTAATCCAATGGTTTGTGAATTTTTCATTTGTTAGTGTGTGTTCATATTCATATGTTAATACTGTATCTCATATAATTATCATTTTGGTATATTTAGGGTTTAAGCCTTTATGGCTGTTCTAATTGAGCCAAACTCACTGACTTTGAGCTATCTTATGAAATTCAAGCCTTTTTCTGAAAATATGTTTGATGTGCCTTTTTTGGGGACTAATAACATTGtgtccatatttttttttttttttttttttttttttttttaagtctaTTTGATATTTTTATTGATTTAAAAGAAACTCATTGGGTACATTATTCAAGTTATTCCTATTATGTTTAGATGTTAAGCTAATATATATGATTCACATAATTAGATTTTTACCTGTCCCTTAAAATTGTGTGTGTTCGACTTGTTATACTTTTTAATGTTTTATTTTTCCAAGTTGATTCCGAAACTGAATTCTAATACTTACTTGACTTTATTAGAGATGTTCCTTATCTTATCGATGGTCCTTGCTAAGTGAAAGCTATTGAACAGAACCTGTTTAAGCATTCTAGTAGAGTAGTACACTTGGTTTCTAATCGAGCCAGACACCCttaatttggattttttttttttttttttttttttttttttgaaattcaaTCCCTTTCTGAATTTGGGTTTGTTGTAATTTTTAGGGACAAAAAACAATGTGTCCAGATTTTTTAAAGTCTATTTTTATATTTGTATTGAATATTGATTTTCAAAACACACTCATTTGGTACATCGTTCAAGTTAGTCCAATTATGTTTAGTTGTTAAGCTAATTTTATGATTCGAAAATCAGATTATCCCTTAAAATTACGTGTGCTCAAGTTGTTAtactttttgttttcttcttccaaCTTGATTCCTAAACTGTACATACTTGACTTTATTAAGGATGTGTTGATGCAAGCTTTTTATCACACTTACTTTTATAACTCTAgttatgaatatttaaaattccctTATTAGCATTTTCTCACTGTTATTGTATATTTAAATAACATTTTGAAGCTTTGACCCTAAACCGGATCTAATCCTATCAAGAAAATGtcaaaaatattattttgataGAGGTTTATGAAGTTTGAGTTAAATCTTATTATGTATTCGCTGCAAGGTTATTTTTAAACTCATTTTAGTGTGCTTATCGACTGTAAACATTAACTCATCATGTTTACAATCTAAGAATGtaatgtaataaatattaattattgtaTCCACTAGCATTTATCAAGCCTCGAGTATAACTTTTAGGTTTAATTCTCCAATGCTATTGTGCGTGTGTACGTGAGATTTTACATAAATGAATGAAGGCGCCGGTTCCTTTTATATTTAGTCTGAATTAAGCTTTCAGTGGCCACACTTATTAGAGCGCCATCACAACTAAACTAAGGGTATTCTTTTTAATGTAATTAGTCAACACGGAGTGTCTCTTATGATTGGGGAATATTATAAGCATTAGCTGCTAGTAACATGAGCATAAAGGGATGTGTATCGAGTGTTTTATAAACTATTTTGATGCATAGTAGTAtagtaataatatttttagaaAAGGCAGAAAAATTATTATAAAGCAGtagtatagtaataatataagACGTATACTCCATACACATATTGACAAGTATATGCACATAATTGAATAATACATACAGAACTAATATAACTTTATGTTCCATTTAATCTAACTTTTATGCAACTTTCTTACATTCATTACATACATATAAAAGTTAGATAATACATGGATGGCTTTAGTGAAAAAGGTTGGATAGTTAGGTGGCTTTAACTGTCAATATGCATGTCATCAAATTCATTGATTCATTGATATCTAATTCCATATGTTTTATAATCAACACGACAACACCAAAGTTTATCTATGTGTTAAACTGTTAATGTCAGACAAATGAAACGGATCAAAGGGAGGCGTAAAGTATCCAAGCTGTCAACAAAAGATGATATTATCTGCAGTATGCCAGATATTGTAATAACTCATATTCTGAATCGTATGCCAATAATAGATGGTGTAAGAACTAGTATCTTGGCGAGAAACTCGAGGTATAAGTGGACTATGATCACCCAACTTGTATTTGGTTTGGAATTCGATGACCATACAACAGGACTAGATTATTATGGATATCAAGATAAATGGTATGATGAGGGGAGTATAAGTAGACTTTTCATACATCTCAAAGGTCCAATAACAAAAGTTATTATCTGTGTACCGCATGGGAAGGTACTAAATGTTGAGAATTTTTATCACTGGGTTCTATTCTTGTCTAGAAAAGGAATAATGGAATTCACTTTTATGAATATGGATGATAACTCGATAAAGTTGCCCACCCATATTTTCTCTTGTCTAGAGTTGACACATTTGAAGCTTGATAATTGTCATTTTCCCGCCGCACCTACTACTTTTGGTTGTTTTCCAAATCTTTTAAGCttggaattagattctgtaacattTTCAAGTGGATTTCATTTAATTTTTACTCCATGTCCTGTAGTTGAGATCCTAAAAATAGATAACTATTATGCTAAATTATCAAAAGTGAAACTAGTCGAGATTGCAAAATTTAAAAATCTCAGGAAGTTATCCTTGCACTTTCGTTCGCTTGACTGTACGCCCATCACGAGTTCTTTAATTATTAGTCTTGGAGATTGTTTTCCAAAACTTCAAAAGCTTTTTTTAAGTTTTCAGGATTGCAAGGTAAGGCCAAGTTAGGTCTTTAGAATTAACATTACATTATTTGAGTCTTTGTAAATGTATTACTTACTGAATTGGTGTTCTATGACAATTTTTCTTACAGTTTGAAGGAGAAGCAGTTCCTAGAAAGTTTGTTTGCGGCTCCTTTTCCTGCGTCAAGACTCTTACATTAGCCTATATGGATTTGAGCAGCAGTATTATGTTACCCTTGGCTTTTGAAATAATTTGGGGATGCCCAAATTTGCAGACCCTTACGATCCCAGTAAGTGAAGGTTGCATATTTATAATTAATCTCATCATTAAACTTTACAATTAGTTTCTTTCTTGTAGGCTTCATTCTTGGATGAAACTGCATCAGTTGCAATAGGTGCTTCAGATTTAGAGTACATCACAATGGGCCCGCTGCAGCTACTGAATGTGGTGTTTTATTCCCGTAGATTTTCAGAGAATGAATTATTTTTTATTAAGATGTTACTTGCGCATACCCCCTTGCTAAAAAAGATTACTATTCATCCTCATTTATGGCATTACTATGGAGATTGCACAAAGAAGTTGATGCTCACTAAAAAATTGTTGATGTTCCATCGAGCCTCCGCCATAGCTGAAGTAGATTTCCGATGCTATTAATCATGGTATGCTCCATATATTGTTTTAATTTACTTACTGACTGGCGGTTTAGATGCGTCTTTAGTTGCGTCTGAGTTGTGGCTACTTACTGGCTCGCGTTTCTGACAGTTGTACCTTCATTATTGTGGTGTTACATGTTCAATGGTTGCTTCTTGTCAGCTAACTAGGAAAAACCCCAAAACCACCTGGTTTTGTTTGTATCTGTTCTGTTTGTATTAGTTCGTGGTAGTTTTCAGATGTGTTGTCTGGTTTTGTTTGTATCTGTTGGTGATAGTTTTCAGTTATTTTGTATTGGATGTACTGGACGATTTATGTTAGACTGATCCCTGTTTTATGAATACATTTGTCATTTATAGTGAATTTATTGATTTATTGATGGttcacatatatacatttatatttgtgAAGTATTTAATAACGCCTTTTGGTTTCTAGAAACTATTGAATTGCTTCAGTTTTTCAGTGTATTCTTTTGTGCTTGTTTCATAGTATTTTATTTAAAAAAGTTATAGGTTATCTCCTTCTCAATCTAACTATATGAGTGGTGGTCAGAATGTTTTAGCCTACATGGTATAAAACGATTATATGAACAG from Rutidosis leptorrhynchoides isolate AG116_Rl617_1_P2 chromosome 9, CSIRO_AGI_Rlap_v1, whole genome shotgun sequence harbors:
- the LOC139868616 gene encoding F-box/FBD/LRR-repeat protein At1g13570-like is translated as MKRIKGRRKVSKLSTKDDIICSMPDIVITHILNRMPIIDGVRTSILARNSRYKWTMITQLVFGLEFDDHTTGLDYYGYQDKWYDEGSISRLFIHLKGPITKVIICVPHGKVLNVENFYHWVLFLSRKGIMEFTFMNMDDNSIKLPTHIFSCLELTHLKLDNCHFPAAPTTFGCFPNLLSLELDSVTFSSGFHLIFTPCPVVEILKIDNYYAKLSKVKLVEIAKFKNLRKLSLHFRSLDCTPITSSLIISLGDCFPKLQKLFLSFQDCKFEGEAVPRKFVCGSFSCVKTLTLAYMDLSSSIMLPLAFEIIWGCPNLQTLTIPASFLDETASVAIGASDLEYITMGPLQLLNVVFYSRRFSENELFFIKMLLAHTPLLKKITIHPHLWHYYGDCTKKLMLTKKLLMFHRASAIAEVDFRCY